One window of Streptococcus suis genomic DNA carries:
- the sodA gene encoding superoxide dismutase SodA, with the protein MAIILPDLPYAYDALEPHIDAETMTLHHDKHHATYVANANAALEKHPEIGEDLEALLSDVESIPADIRQALINNGGGHLNHTLFWELLSPEKTEISAELAADIDATFGSFDAFKEAFTTAATTRFGSGWAFLVVNKEGKLEVISTANQDTPIMQGLKPILALDVWEHAYYLNYRNVRPNYIKAFFEVINWDKVNELYKAAK; encoded by the coding sequence ATGGCAATTATTTTACCAGACCTACCTTACGCTTACGACGCTTTGGAGCCACACATTGATGCAGAGACAATGACGCTTCACCATGACAAGCACCATGCGACTTATGTGGCAAATGCCAATGCAGCGCTTGAGAAGCATCCTGAAATCGGTGAAGACTTGGAAGCTCTTCTTTCAGATGTTGAGTCTATTCCAGCGGACATCCGTCAAGCCTTGATCAACAATGGTGGTGGTCACCTCAACCACACGCTTTTCTGGGAATTGCTTTCGCCAGAAAAAACAGAAATTTCAGCAGAATTGGCAGCGGATATCGATGCAACATTTGGTTCATTTGATGCCTTCAAAGAAGCTTTCACAACTGCAGCAACAACTCGTTTTGGTTCAGGTTGGGCTTTCTTGGTTGTTAACAAAGAAGGCAAGTTGGAAGTTATTTCAACAGCCAACCAAGATACACCGATCATGCAAGGTTTGAAACCAATCTTGGCCTTAGATGTTTGGGAACATGCCTACTACCTCAACTACCGCAACGTTCGTCCAAACTACATTAAAGCATTCTTTGAAGTCATTAACTGGGACAAAGTAAACGAGCTTTATAAAGCGGCTAAATAA